From a single Nicotiana tomentosiformis chromosome 2, ASM39032v3, whole genome shotgun sequence genomic region:
- the LOC104113845 gene encoding E3 ubiquitin-protein ligase MBR1-like isoform X1, producing MQRDSGNSYLPTRNHAGGASLGRSNLIPINMTPYHGSHTPYMLGSEQRASRSINLSLPAVANLNLENGADGSSAALASSHSRSGSNYSNWSPTIISANVSIAYHPERNYFSCWIPAAMLPIMHAPNFFVPLPHMPWNWTYSSFSVQVPSVYHMTGTIRSEVISRQDSLPLVPASQFQQISLAPGAERVITGENMVNSSFAVQQVIFRVNHSPRFMGDDFLHHHLLRQVNHGPGPTPLHPYNFHMAQHGGGQIGTRQTFYVGIENMSYEVLLAFQDQVGYVSTGLSKEVILARMKCIKYQSIAISVNDSDRCCICLDNFCDGQTIGFADCGHYFHFDCITEWLMQKNSCPLCKRTALTT from the exons ATGCAGCGTGATTCTGGTAACTCTTACTTACCCACTAGAAACCATGCTGGTGGTGCAAGTCTTGGTCGATCCAATTTAATTCCCATTAATATGACACCTTACCATGGTTCACACACTCCATATATGCTGGGTTCAGAACAAAGGGCTTCTCGGTCAATCAATCTGTCTCTGCCAGCGGTAGCTAATCTGAACCTTGAAAATGGTGCAGATGGGTCATCAGCAGCTTTGGCAAGCTCTCACTCTCGCTCAGGAAGTAACTATTCTAACTGGAGTCCAACAATAATTTCGGCAAATGTATCAATCGCATACCACCctgaaagaaattatttttcctgcTGGATTCCAGCAGCAATGCTACCGATCATGCATGCTCCTAATTTCTTTGTACCACTGCCACATATGCCATGGAACTGGACGTATAGCTCTTTCTCTGTCCAGGTTCCGTCAGTGTATCATATGACTGGAACAATTCGAAGTGAGGTGATTTCCCGTCAAGATAGCCTGCCGCTTGTTCCTGCTTCTCAGTTTCAACAAATTAGTCTTGCTCCAGGAGCTGAGAGAGTAATTACAGGAGAGAACATGGTGAACTCCAGTTTTGCAGTTCAACAAGTAATTTTCCGGGTAAATCACAGCCCGAGGTTCATGGGTGATGACTTTTTGCATCATCATTTGCTGAGACAAGTGAACCACGGACCTGGTCCTACACCACTGCATCCGTACAATTTTCACATG GCACAACATGGTGGAGGACAAATTGGTACGCGTCAAACTTTTTATGTTGGCATAGAGAACATGAGTTATGAG GTTTTGTTAGCCTTTCAAGACCAGGTTGGATATGTCAGTACAGGATTGAGCAAGGAAGTCATTTTAGCACGTATGAAGTGCATCAAGTATCAGTCAATCGCAATATCTGTGAATGACAGCGATAGGTGTTGTATTTGTTTG GACAACTTTTGTGATGGGCAGACCATTGGATTTGCTGACTGTGGGCACTACTTCCATTTTGATTGCATCACCGAGTGGCTCATGCAGAAGAATTCTTGCCCTCTCTGCAAAAGGACTGCGTTAACAACTTGA
- the LOC104113845 gene encoding E3 ubiquitin-protein ligase MBR1-like isoform X3 — protein sequence MQRDSDGSSAALASSHSRSGSNYSNWSPTIISANVSIAYHPERNYFSCWIPAAMLPIMHAPNFFVPLPHMPWNWTYSSFSVQVPSVYHMTGTIRSEVISRQDSLPLVPASQFQQISLAPGAERVITGENMVNSSFAVQQVIFRVNHSPRFMGDDFLHHHLLRQVNHGPGPTPLHPYNFHMAQHGGGQIGTRQTFYVGIENMSYEVLLAFQDQVGYVSTGLSKEVILARMKCIKYQSIAISVNDSDRCCICLDNFCDGQTIGFADCGHYFHFDCITEWLMQKNSCPLCKRTALTT from the exons ATGCAGCGTGATTCTG ATGGGTCATCAGCAGCTTTGGCAAGCTCTCACTCTCGCTCAGGAAGTAACTATTCTAACTGGAGTCCAACAATAATTTCGGCAAATGTATCAATCGCATACCACCctgaaagaaattatttttcctgcTGGATTCCAGCAGCAATGCTACCGATCATGCATGCTCCTAATTTCTTTGTACCACTGCCACATATGCCATGGAACTGGACGTATAGCTCTTTCTCTGTCCAGGTTCCGTCAGTGTATCATATGACTGGAACAATTCGAAGTGAGGTGATTTCCCGTCAAGATAGCCTGCCGCTTGTTCCTGCTTCTCAGTTTCAACAAATTAGTCTTGCTCCAGGAGCTGAGAGAGTAATTACAGGAGAGAACATGGTGAACTCCAGTTTTGCAGTTCAACAAGTAATTTTCCGGGTAAATCACAGCCCGAGGTTCATGGGTGATGACTTTTTGCATCATCATTTGCTGAGACAAGTGAACCACGGACCTGGTCCTACACCACTGCATCCGTACAATTTTCACATG GCACAACATGGTGGAGGACAAATTGGTACGCGTCAAACTTTTTATGTTGGCATAGAGAACATGAGTTATGAG GTTTTGTTAGCCTTTCAAGACCAGGTTGGATATGTCAGTACAGGATTGAGCAAGGAAGTCATTTTAGCACGTATGAAGTGCATCAAGTATCAGTCAATCGCAATATCTGTGAATGACAGCGATAGGTGTTGTATTTGTTTG GACAACTTTTGTGATGGGCAGACCATTGGATTTGCTGACTGTGGGCACTACTTCCATTTTGATTGCATCACCGAGTGGCTCATGCAGAAGAATTCTTGCCCTCTCTGCAAAAGGACTGCGTTAACAACTTGA
- the LOC104113845 gene encoding E3 ubiquitin-protein ligase MBR1-like isoform X2, with protein MEELQRFLIFLKGFEARLISLILQDGSSAALASSHSRSGSNYSNWSPTIISANVSIAYHPERNYFSCWIPAAMLPIMHAPNFFVPLPHMPWNWTYSSFSVQVPSVYHMTGTIRSEVISRQDSLPLVPASQFQQISLAPGAERVITGENMVNSSFAVQQVIFRVNHSPRFMGDDFLHHHLLRQVNHGPGPTPLHPYNFHMAQHGGGQIGTRQTFYVGIENMSYEVLLAFQDQVGYVSTGLSKEVILARMKCIKYQSIAISVNDSDRCCICLDNFCDGQTIGFADCGHYFHFDCITEWLMQKNSCPLCKRTALTT; from the exons AGTTGCAAAGGTTTCTCATTTTTCTTAAGGGTTTTGAAGCAAGATTGATCAGTCTCATTCttcagg ATGGGTCATCAGCAGCTTTGGCAAGCTCTCACTCTCGCTCAGGAAGTAACTATTCTAACTGGAGTCCAACAATAATTTCGGCAAATGTATCAATCGCATACCACCctgaaagaaattatttttcctgcTGGATTCCAGCAGCAATGCTACCGATCATGCATGCTCCTAATTTCTTTGTACCACTGCCACATATGCCATGGAACTGGACGTATAGCTCTTTCTCTGTCCAGGTTCCGTCAGTGTATCATATGACTGGAACAATTCGAAGTGAGGTGATTTCCCGTCAAGATAGCCTGCCGCTTGTTCCTGCTTCTCAGTTTCAACAAATTAGTCTTGCTCCAGGAGCTGAGAGAGTAATTACAGGAGAGAACATGGTGAACTCCAGTTTTGCAGTTCAACAAGTAATTTTCCGGGTAAATCACAGCCCGAGGTTCATGGGTGATGACTTTTTGCATCATCATTTGCTGAGACAAGTGAACCACGGACCTGGTCCTACACCACTGCATCCGTACAATTTTCACATG GCACAACATGGTGGAGGACAAATTGGTACGCGTCAAACTTTTTATGTTGGCATAGAGAACATGAGTTATGAG GTTTTGTTAGCCTTTCAAGACCAGGTTGGATATGTCAGTACAGGATTGAGCAAGGAAGTCATTTTAGCACGTATGAAGTGCATCAAGTATCAGTCAATCGCAATATCTGTGAATGACAGCGATAGGTGTTGTATTTGTTTG GACAACTTTTGTGATGGGCAGACCATTGGATTTGCTGACTGTGGGCACTACTTCCATTTTGATTGCATCACCGAGTGGCTCATGCAGAAGAATTCTTGCCCTCTCTGCAAAAGGACTGCGTTAACAACTTGA